From a region of the Synechococcus sp. PCC 7502 genome:
- a CDS encoding DUF4258 domain-containing protein, producing the protein MSNQSDQFPYAILDHAKERIEARNILLTWIQETIEKPDKTEPDQTDTELEIAFKKFKIVMVAF; encoded by the coding sequence ATGTCAAATCAATCTGATCAATTTCCTTACGCAATTTTAGATCATGCTAAAGAACGCATTGAGGCAAGAAATATATTGCTAACATGGATACAGGAAACGATAGAGAAACCTGATAAAACAGAGCCAGATCAGACTGATACAGAGCTAGAAATAGCATTCAAAAAATTCAAGATCGTAATGGTAGCGTTTTGA
- a CDS encoding transposase, whose amino-acid sequence MNSQKKSKWTTLIIIDSQAVKNTCNASIESKGFCSYKATNGIKRHLAVDTLGFPFFTYLTRANVSDDQGLIEMLTINIDYFKSKPDDITLTTILLDSGYHIEKLIQELEKIYPEIMTKIRFEISPKVSKQQKAEKGLSGFVVVPTRWVIERSNAWVERCKILVKNFERTLVNATAKLNLCFIRLMLKRIATHEI is encoded by the coding sequence GTGAACAGTCAAAAAAAATCAAAATGGACAACTTTAATCATCATTGACTCACAAGCAGTGAAAAATACTTGTAATGCAAGTATAGAATCCAAGGGCTTCTGCTCCTACAAAGCAACTAACGGGATCAAAAGACATTTAGCCGTTGACACTCTGGGATTTCCTTTCTTTACCTATTTAACAAGAGCAAATGTATCAGATGACCAAGGACTGATTGAGATGTTAACGATTAACATTGATTACTTCAAATCGAAACCAGATGACATTACGCTAACTACGATATTGCTGGATAGTGGTTATCATATCGAGAAACTGATCCAAGAACTAGAGAAGATATATCCTGAGATTATGACTAAGATTAGGTTTGAAATTTCTCCTAAGGTATCAAAGCAACAGAAGGCAGAAAAAGGTCTGTCTGGGTTTGTAGTTGTGCCGACAAGGTGGGTAATTGAAAGGTCAAATGCTTGGGTTGAAAGATGCAAAATCTTAGTTAAGAACTTTGAGAGAACTCTCGTTAATGCTACAGCTAAACTCAATCTTTGCTTTATTCGTTTGATGCTAAAAAGAATTGCTACTCATGAGATATGA
- a CDS encoding DUF4259 domain-containing protein yields MGTWSTDPFGNDTAVDWIYALVEANDLSFIAETLQNVIDIGSDYLEVPEADEAIAAADTIARLKGNFYVKNSYTESLDQWVQNHKLTPPQALVDLAILAMNRILTEPSELLELWQDSEDFDDWAREIQDLKDRLR; encoded by the coding sequence ATGGGAACTTGGAGTACTGATCCATTTGGTAATGATACAGCCGTAGATTGGATATATGCGTTGGTAGAAGCCAATGACCTTTCCTTTATTGCCGAAACCCTCCAAAATGTGATTGATATTGGTTCGGATTATCTTGAAGTTCCAGAAGCAGATGAAGCGATCGCTGCTGCGGATACGATTGCTCGACTCAAAGGAAACTTTTATGTCAAAAATAGTTATACCGAATCCTTAGATCAGTGGGTTCAAAATCATAAGCTTACTCCTCCCCAAGCTTTAGTTGACTTAGCTATTTTAGCTATGAATAGAATTTTAACGGAACCATCGGAACTACTGGAGCTATGGCAGGATTCAGAGGATTTTGATGATTGGGCTAGGGAAATACAAGACCTCAAGGATAGATTGAGATAG
- a CDS encoding DUF2283 domain-containing protein: MNIKYDQQVDAAYLMLETAKIVDSEEIQPNVVFDYDELDRIVGIELLSVKRNITNLLQLQKLIPTAQVIKVAFDSQMFFDFLVESADLNLIDNEQTKQRISMAKKLLESSPSILDSTQESLEVSKTRFNRK, translated from the coding sequence ATGAATATTAAATATGATCAGCAAGTTGATGCAGCCTATTTAATGCTAGAAACAGCCAAGATAGTTGACTCAGAAGAAATACAGCCTAACGTGGTATTTGATTATGATGAGTTAGATCGCATTGTTGGTATTGAGTTGTTAAGTGTAAAAAGAAATATTACCAACTTATTGCAACTTCAAAAACTTATCCCTACAGCACAGGTAATTAAGGTAGCCTTTGATTCTCAAATGTTTTTTGATTTTCTAGTTGAGTCAGCAGATTTAAACTTGATTGACAACGAACAAACAAAGCAAAGAATAAGCATGGCAAAAAAATTACTAGAAAGTTCGCCTAGTATTTTGGACTCAACTCAAGAATCTTTGGAAGTCTCTAAGACAAGATTTAACAGAAAATAA
- a CDS encoding TIGR03643 family protein: MNPSKHLTPEITDRIIEMAWEDRTTFEAIEFQFGLNEAQVIALMRQAMKASSFRMWRKRVAGRKTKHLKQRDAIITRFKSSDQKNRLL; this comes from the coding sequence GTGAATCCATCTAAACACTTAACACCCGAAATAACTGATCGCATTATCGAAATGGCTTGGGAAGACCGTACCACCTTTGAAGCCATTGAGTTCCAATTTGGATTAAATGAAGCTCAAGTAATTGCCCTGATGCGTCAAGCAATGAAAGCTTCAAGTTTTCGGATGTGGCGCAAACGAGTTGCAGGAAGGAAGACTAAACATCTTAAACAACGTGATGCAATTATTACTAGATTTAAGTCATCGGATCAAAAAAATCGCCTACTCTAA
- a CDS encoding DUF433 domain-containing protein, protein MKWRDRVATDLSICHGKACIKGTRIMVSVILDNLAAQVSEAEILASYPTLTSEDILAAISYGAELAREQVILLPLPV, encoded by the coding sequence ATGAAGTGGAGAGATAGAGTTGCCACGGATCTATCAATTTGTCATGGTAAAGCTTGTATCAAAGGAACAAGAATTATGGTGTCAGTTATTCTTGATAATCTTGCAGCGCAAGTTAGTGAAGCAGAAATTTTAGCAAGCTATCCCACACTAACTTCTGAGGATATTCTGGCAGCTATTAGCTACGGTGCTGAGTTGGCACGCGAGCAGGTTATCTTACTACCATTACCTGTATGA
- a CDS encoding PP2C family protein-serine/threonine phosphatase, protein MKAPIPDNEQARLAALYQYQILDTVAEVLFDDFTHLASQICGMPIALISLIDHDRQWFKSKLGLESSETPRDQAFCAHAILNPDQPLIVEDATADVRFADNPLVTGDTNIRFYGGFPLVTPDDFAIGTLCVIDQKPRTLMPEQEAALKMLSRQVISQLELRLKLQEIEERTKDLEQANGIINCLNEKLAAENIRMGAELSVAQKIQMMILPKVGELELIPELDVAAYMEPAAEVGGDYYDVIYHDGRVKIAIGDVTGHGLSSGIIMLMAQTAVRTLIGAGETNPVKFLGAVNQTLYDNAHRMDSCKNMTLTILEYANQTLRVSGQHEEIIIVRRDGSLERLDTMDLGFPLGLELDIDAFIGEAVIDLQPDDLVLLYTDGIPEATNSENQFYGLERMCAIAQKYHHLSATDVCKAVIKDVMHFIGQQKIYDDITLIILKQR, encoded by the coding sequence ATGAAAGCACCGATTCCTGATAATGAACAAGCTAGGTTAGCTGCTCTGTACCAATATCAAATTCTTGATACCGTCGCCGAAGTTTTATTTGATGACTTTACGCACTTAGCGTCTCAAATCTGTGGTATGCCCATTGCTTTAATTAGCTTAATTGACCATGATCGCCAATGGTTTAAGTCAAAACTCGGATTAGAATCCAGTGAAACGCCTAGAGATCAAGCCTTTTGCGCCCATGCCATCCTGAATCCTGATCAACCGCTTATCGTTGAGGATGCTACTGCTGATGTCAGATTTGCTGACAACCCCCTAGTTACTGGAGATACAAATATTCGGTTTTATGGAGGATTTCCCCTAGTCACACCTGATGATTTTGCCATTGGCACTTTGTGTGTGATTGACCAAAAGCCAAGAACCCTTATGCCTGAACAGGAAGCAGCCCTAAAGATGTTAAGTCGGCAGGTAATTTCTCAACTAGAGCTACGCCTCAAACTACAAGAAATCGAAGAACGCACTAAAGACCTAGAACAGGCAAACGGTATTATCAATTGCCTCAATGAAAAGTTGGCTGCGGAAAATATTCGCATGGGTGCCGAGCTATCTGTTGCTCAAAAAATTCAGATGATGATTTTACCTAAGGTGGGTGAACTAGAGCTAATTCCCGAACTAGATGTTGCTGCCTATATGGAACCTGCGGCTGAGGTTGGAGGCGATTATTATGACGTGATTTATCATGATGGTAGAGTTAAAATTGCGATCGGAGATGTCACTGGGCATGGACTTAGTAGCGGCATAATTATGCTGATGGCACAAACGGCGGTGCGTACTCTCATTGGTGCAGGAGAAACCAATCCTGTGAAATTTCTAGGAGCAGTGAATCAGACTTTATACGATAACGCCCATCGCATGGACTCATGCAAAAATATGACGCTTACCATCCTAGAGTATGCCAATCAAACTTTAAGAGTAAGTGGACAGCATGAAGAAATCATCATTGTGCGGCGAGATGGCAGTTTAGAACGTTTAGACACTATGGATTTGGGCTTTCCTTTGGGGCTGGAGTTGGATATTGATGCTTTTATTGGTGAGGCTGTGATTGACTTGCAACCTGATGATTTGGTTTTGCTATATACCGATGGCATCCCTGAAGCTACTAATTCTGAGAATCAATTTTATGGCTTAGAACGTATGTGTGCGATCGCCCAGAAGTATCACCACCTCTCTGCCACGGATGTGTGTAAAGCGGTCATCAAAGACGTAATGCACTTTATTGGTCAGCAAAAAATTTATGATGATATTACTCTAATCATATTGAAGCAAAGGTAA
- a CDS encoding SufE family protein, whose amino-acid sequence MQSTTAQLPDALDRIIKRFQRLSDPKQRYEQLILYGQKLPKFADSDRTPENKVPGCISQVFITAQLNDQNQVIFTGDSDGLISKGFAGLLISGLNNASPEVILNLAPDFINDTGLIVSLTPSRANGFFSVFKTMQAKVRVLV is encoded by the coding sequence ATGCAATCAACTACAGCCCAATTACCTGATGCCCTTGATCGAATAATTAAAAGGTTTCAACGGCTTTCAGACCCTAAACAACGTTATGAGCAACTAATTTTATACGGACAAAAGCTACCCAAATTTGCTGATAGCGATCGCACCCCTGAAAATAAAGTCCCTGGCTGTATTTCCCAAGTATTTATCACTGCTCAGTTAAATGATCAAAACCAGGTGATTTTTACTGGAGACTCTGACGGTTTGATTAGTAAAGGTTTTGCAGGACTATTAATCTCTGGGCTAAATAATGCCAGTCCTGAAGTAATCTTAAATCTTGCGCCAGACTTCATCAATGATACGGGTTTAATTGTGAGCCTTACTCCATCCCGTGCCAATGGCTTTTTTAGTGTATTTAAAACTATGCAGGCAAAGGTGAGAGTATTGGTTTAA
- a CDS encoding DUF5615 family PIN-like protein, producing MKFKIDENLPIEFADILKNNGYEASTIYSEALKGAKDTIVISVCQREERALITLDLDFADIQTYPPQDHKGIIVLRVSKQDKPYLILFLEKILPALSQYPLEGHLWIAEEGKIRIR from the coding sequence ATGAAATTTAAAATTGATGAAAATCTACCAATAGAATTTGCTGATATTTTGAAAAATAATGGCTATGAAGCCTCCACCATTTATTCTGAAGCTTTAAAAGGAGCAAAAGATACTATTGTTATTTCTGTGTGCCAGCGTGAAGAACGAGCTTTGATTACATTAGATTTAGACTTTGCTGATATTCAAACATATCCACCACAAGACCATAAAGGAATAATTGTTTTAAGGGTGAGTAAACAAGATAAACCGTATTTAATATTATTCTTGGAAAAGATACTTCCTGCACTTTCACAATATCCCCTAGAAGGACATTTATGGATTGCTGAAGAAGGAAAAATCAGGATTAGATAG
- a CDS encoding transposase yields the protein MLNPYSSSLTDKEWEIIEPLLPKKKQTRPPTWTKRQILDGILYQLKNGCNWRDMPRDLPPFSTVYRYYKEWKDTGTFTAIMETLHSTAREQSKKIKMDNFNHH from the coding sequence ATGCTAAATCCATACTCAAGTAGCCTAACAGATAAAGAATGGGAAATTATAGAACCATTGCTCCCAAAGAAAAAGCAAACTAGACCGCCAACTTGGACAAAAAGACAAATTTTAGACGGCATACTCTACCAACTCAAAAACGGTTGTAATTGGCGAGATATGCCCCGAGACTTACCACCATTCTCTACAGTCTATCGATACTACAAGGAGTGGAAAGATACAGGTACATTTACTGCGATTATGGAAACCTTGCATTCAACAGCCCGTGAACAGTCAAAAAAAATCAAAATGGACAACTTTAATCATCATTGA
- the menA gene encoding 2-carboxy-1,4-naphthoquinone phytyltransferase — protein sequence MVPIVESSDRKKLWLAAIKPPMYSVAIIPITTGTAIAYYQTAAINWEIFSTFLVGAVLILVWENLCNDVFDADTGIDKNKHHSLVNLTGRKNLILAIANICLITGIGLVLSISWQQQDLTVVGIISLCCFLGYTYQGHPFRLGYHGLGEIISFFCFGPLAVSAAYYSQTHSFSITALFASMIIGITTGAILFCSHFHQLQDDLAAGKRSPIVRLGTQKAAELLPWFVIAVFLIIPVGISLGYFPLLTGLVFLSLAIALKLTNFVSQYHNQPAEVSNCKFIAVAWHFWSGLLLGLGFVLHL from the coding sequence ATGGTGCCAATTGTGGAGTCATCTGACCGAAAAAAATTATGGTTGGCGGCAATTAAGCCCCCTATGTATAGCGTTGCCATTATTCCTATTACTACGGGTACAGCGATCGCCTATTATCAAACCGCAGCGATAAACTGGGAGATATTTAGTACTTTTTTAGTTGGGGCAGTTTTAATCCTCGTTTGGGAAAATCTTTGTAATGACGTATTTGATGCCGATACGGGTATTGATAAAAATAAACATCATTCTCTAGTGAATCTGACAGGCAGAAAGAATTTGATTCTAGCGATCGCTAATATTTGTCTGATTACCGGTATTGGTCTGGTTTTAAGCATTTCTTGGCAGCAGCAGGATTTAACCGTTGTTGGCATTATCAGTCTTTGTTGCTTTTTGGGTTATACCTATCAAGGACATCCGTTTCGATTGGGCTATCATGGGTTGGGAGAGATAATTTCCTTCTTCTGTTTTGGACCTTTAGCAGTATCAGCCGCCTACTATAGTCAAACCCATTCTTTCTCAATTACGGCTTTGTTCGCTTCTATGATTATCGGTATTACTACAGGGGCAATTCTCTTCTGTTCCCATTTCCATCAATTACAAGATGATTTAGCCGCAGGAAAGCGATCGCCGATTGTCAGATTAGGCACTCAAAAAGCAGCCGAACTTCTACCTTGGTTTGTGATTGCGGTATTTCTAATTATTCCCGTTGGTATTAGTTTAGGATATTTTCCCTTATTAACAGGTTTAGTTTTTCTGAGTTTAGCGATCGCTCTGAAATTAACTAATTTTGTGAGTCAATATCATAACCAACCCGCCGAAGTCAGTAATTGTAAGTTTATTGCTGTGGCTTGGCATTTTTGGAGTGGTTTACTATTGGGATTGGGTTTTGTTTTGCATTTGTAA
- the tadA gene encoding tRNA adenosine(34) deaminase TadA — translation MNPSVEIDFESHRFWMDQAIALAKQAGSQGEIPVAAVIIGSDQKILATGENRKERDRDPTAHAEILAIRNATKVLKDWHLNQATLYVTLEPCPMCAGAIIQARVKTLVYGASDHKTGAIHTVLNLPHSSASFHKLQAIAGIRELECQSLLQTWFQKRRQD, via the coding sequence GTGAATCCTTCGGTAGAAATAGACTTTGAGTCACATCGCTTTTGGATGGATCAGGCGATCGCCTTGGCTAAGCAAGCAGGATCACAGGGAGAAATTCCTGTGGCAGCAGTTATTATTGGTAGCGATCAGAAAATTTTAGCCACAGGAGAAAATCGCAAGGAGCGAGATCGTGATCCCACTGCCCATGCCGAAATCCTAGCAATTAGAAATGCTACGAAAGTTCTTAAAGACTGGCATCTTAATCAGGCAACTCTCTATGTCACCCTCGAACCCTGTCCGATGTGTGCGGGAGCGATTATTCAAGCAAGGGTCAAAACCTTAGTCTATGGAGCTAGTGATCACAAAACAGGCGCAATTCATACGGTACTTAATTTACCCCATAGTTCAGCTTCGTTTCATAAATTGCAGGCGATCGCTGGGATTAGAGAACTAGAATGTCAAAGCCTTCTCCAAACTTGGTTTCAAAAACGGCGACAGGATTAG
- a CDS encoding carbonic anhydrase, whose protein sequence is MQHYHSSRRSLIKGLITGGLLSQLPILEAIAKEENANALVLSCIDFRFIHIITHFLKTEGLEGKYDWTALAGASLSLANFPHPAETEAFWDQLDISYKLHHVRQVIICDHQDCGAYQMLYPNLSQSLQQEKEIHSSCLKNATQKIQNRYPDLKVQSYFANLTGIVEVMS, encoded by the coding sequence ATGCAGCACTATCATAGTTCTCGCCGTAGCCTGATTAAGGGATTAATTACAGGTGGTCTTTTATCTCAGTTACCAATTTTAGAAGCGATCGCCAAAGAAGAAAATGCTAACGCTCTAGTTCTCAGTTGCATAGACTTCCGTTTTATTCACATAATTACTCACTTCTTAAAAACCGAAGGCTTAGAAGGTAAATATGACTGGACTGCCTTAGCAGGAGCCTCTCTCTCTCTTGCCAACTTTCCCCATCCCGCCGAAACCGAAGCTTTTTGGGATCAACTTGATATTTCCTATAAACTCCACCATGTCCGTCAAGTAATCATTTGTGATCATCAGGACTGTGGCGCATATCAAATGCTTTATCCTAATCTTAGTCAGAGTCTGCAGCAGGAAAAAGAGATACATTCTTCCTGCTTAAAAAATGCCACACAGAAAATTCAAAATCGCTATCCTGATCTTAAAGTGCAAAGCTACTTCGCTAACTTGACTGGAATAGTAGAAGTAATGTCTTGA
- a CDS encoding SulP family inorganic anion transporter translates to MAEVEFSGWRNWRNWRPFKHLKGDLTGGLTAAVVALPLALAFAVASGVEPKAGLYTAIVAGILASLFGGSSVQITGPTGAMAVVLVGIVAKYGIEKVWIAGVMAGIIQIALGIAKMGQLVKFIPYPVTAGFTNGIAVIIFCGQLNNFMGLKLERSEHFLPALWNTVTHIQALNWAAVAIASVVIGTKLLLPKITTVVPGSLIGLILTTAIASFLQLDLPTIGEIPRSLPLPHGIPHWNDLRLLRELINPALALAALGSIESLLSAVVADGMTVSEKHNSNQELIGQGIANLVVPFFGGIPATGAIARTAVNVRSGGKTKLSGIIHGVALAVIILSLAPLAAKIPLAALAGILMVVSIRMIEWEAIGLLMRSTYADLGVMLLTWGVTICFDLVLAVEIGLIAAGALFIKRMSDLNLARIPDVEAFPAGVPLELGKEIAVYRIDGPVFFGAAERFATFLRDEPEVKHLILRMRFVPIMDTTGLVALEDIYRDLKQHNCHLILTGLQNEVEQLLDRTGLLDKIGRENCYPTTDLAVCALLPSSCIPRPETILAKI, encoded by the coding sequence ATGGCTGAAGTAGAATTCTCTGGTTGGAGAAACTGGCGCAATTGGCGACCTTTTAAGCATCTCAAGGGTGACTTAACTGGAGGATTAACCGCAGCCGTAGTCGCTTTACCTCTAGCTTTAGCATTTGCAGTGGCTAGTGGCGTAGAGCCAAAGGCGGGACTATATACGGCGATCGTGGCTGGGATTTTGGCATCACTGTTTGGTGGTTCCTCTGTCCAAATCACAGGACCTACAGGGGCAATGGCGGTGGTTTTAGTAGGAATTGTCGCTAAGTACGGTATCGAAAAAGTCTGGATTGCAGGAGTGATGGCGGGAATTATTCAAATTGCCTTGGGTATCGCCAAAATGGGGCAGTTAGTCAAATTCATTCCCTATCCTGTGACGGCAGGCTTTACCAATGGTATTGCTGTAATTATTTTCTGTGGGCAGCTTAATAATTTCATGGGCTTAAAATTAGAGCGCAGTGAGCATTTTCTTCCCGCTTTGTGGAATACCGTAACCCATATTCAGGCTCTTAATTGGGCGGCTGTAGCGATCGCCTCGGTGGTAATTGGTACAAAGCTTTTATTACCCAAAATTACTACAGTAGTCCCTGGATCATTAATAGGTTTAATTTTAACCACAGCGATCGCTTCTTTTTTACAGCTTGATTTACCAACCATTGGCGAAATTCCTCGCAGTTTACCTTTACCCCACGGTATCCCCCACTGGAATGATCTCCGCTTATTAAGAGAACTTATTAATCCAGCTTTGGCATTAGCTGCCTTGGGTAGTATTGAATCTCTGCTTTCGGCGGTAGTGGCAGATGGAATGACCGTCAGCGAAAAACATAATAGTAATCAAGAACTAATTGGACAGGGTATTGCTAATTTAGTGGTACCGTTTTTTGGGGGAATTCCTGCTACGGGGGCGATCGCTCGAACTGCTGTTAATGTCCGATCGGGAGGTAAAACCAAGTTATCTGGCATTATTCATGGTGTGGCTTTGGCAGTAATTATTTTAAGTTTGGCTCCTTTAGCCGCAAAAATTCCCCTAGCAGCATTAGCTGGGATTTTGATGGTGGTTAGTATCCGCATGATTGAATGGGAGGCGATCGGGTTATTAATGCGATCGACCTATGCTGATCTGGGCGTAATGTTGCTAACTTGGGGCGTGACGATCTGCTTTGACTTAGTATTGGCAGTAGAAATTGGGTTGATTGCTGCAGGAGCTTTATTTATCAAACGCATGAGTGACCTTAACCTAGCTCGTATTCCAGACGTTGAGGCTTTCCCCGCAGGTGTACCTTTAGAATTGGGGAAGGAAATTGCTGTTTATCGTATAGATGGTCCTGTATTTTTTGGCGCAGCAGAAAGATTTGCTACATTTTTAAGAGATGAGCCTGAAGTTAAACATTTAATTTTACGGATGCGGTTTGTGCCGATTATGGACACCACAGGGTTGGTAGCTCTTGAGGATATTTATAGAGATTTGAAGCAGCATAATTGTCATTTAATTCTCACGGGTTTGCAAAACGAGGTAGAGCAATTACTTGATCGCACAGGATTATTAGATAAAATTGGGAGAGAGAACTGTTACCCAACCACTGACCTAGCAGTTTGCGCCCTTCTTCCCAGTAGTTGTATTCCTCGTCCAGAGACTATTCTGGCTAAAATTTAG